One genomic segment of Sphingorhabdus sp. M41 includes these proteins:
- the xth gene encoding exodeoxyribonuclease III, whose amino-acid sequence MKIASYNINGIKARLPRLLEWLEETKPDVACLQEIKTQDEGFPADKFEEIGYGAIWHGQKSFNGVAILARDQVPEEVKRGLDGEPEDEHSRYIEANISTKDGSKVRVSSIYLPNGNPHPGPKFEFKLRWMKRLRERAAEIWAEEVPAVLAGDYNVIPRDNDVYSVKAMQNDALMQPESRQGYRRMLNDGWTDALGVTYPAGNVWTYWDYRSGGWQRDQGFRIDHLLLSPLAADRLQNCGVDKEHRGREKASDHTPAWVDLDI is encoded by the coding sequence GTGAAAATAGCCAGCTACAATATTAATGGCATCAAGGCGCGCTTGCCGCGCCTGCTGGAATGGCTTGAAGAAACCAAGCCGGATGTCGCCTGCCTGCAGGAAATCAAGACGCAGGACGAGGGCTTTCCCGCCGACAAGTTCGAGGAAATCGGCTATGGCGCGATCTGGCACGGCCAGAAGAGCTTCAATGGCGTTGCCATATTGGCGCGCGATCAGGTGCCGGAAGAGGTCAAGCGCGGGCTCGATGGAGAACCGGAAGACGAACACAGCCGCTATATCGAAGCCAATATCAGCACCAAAGACGGTTCGAAAGTCCGTGTCTCCAGCATCTATCTGCCGAACGGCAATCCCCATCCCGGACCCAAATTCGAATTCAAACTGCGCTGGATGAAACGGTTGCGCGAGCGCGCTGCTGAAATCTGGGCCGAAGAAGTGCCGGCCGTGCTGGCGGGCGACTATAATGTCATCCCGCGCGACAATGATGTCTATTCGGTCAAGGCGATGCAGAATGACGCGCTGATGCAGCCGGAAAGCCGCCAAGGGTATCGGCGCATGTTGAATGACGGCTGGACCGATGCGCTGGGCGTGACCTATCCTGCGGGCAATGTCTGGACTTACTGGGATTATCGCAGCGGCGGCTGGCAGCGGGATCAGGGTTTTCGCATAGATCATCTGCTGCTTAGTCCGCTAGCCGCAGACAGACTCCAAAATTGCGGTGTCGACAAGGAGCATCGCGGCCGGGAAAAGGCCAGCGATCACACGCCGGCCTGGGTGGATTTGGACATCTGA
- a CDS encoding N-acetyltransferase, whose product MVAGQDIVIQPVTTKAQTKQFIEIAYELNAHDPHWVPPLRSEVAKLITPGKNPFFEHARVQFFLALRRGRVVGRISAHIDELALEQPPEQGMGPGTGNWGLMEASDEAAMHALIRAAEAWLKEQGMTRVLAPISMSVWEEPGLLTEGHDHSPMIMMGHHNADYQGWIESLGYTVAKRLVTYHLPVEDGFPDLVKRIVASGERNKRLKIRKVDKKYFDRDAAIIMNLLNDAWSSNWGFVPMTDHEIEHAGKSLKPIVHEDLIRIAELEGEPVAFMMTLPDMNEVLKTMNGSLWPFGWAKLLWWLKFPKSNSMRVPLMGVKKELQNSRLASQMVFMLIEYIRRDAKLNFGTKRAEIGWILEDNQGMVAIAEAIEATINREYLIYEKPIA is encoded by the coding sequence ATGGTGGCCGGTCAGGATATAGTAATTCAGCCTGTGACTACCAAGGCCCAGACCAAGCAATTCATTGAAATTGCCTATGAGCTCAACGCCCATGATCCGCATTGGGTTCCGCCCCTGAGGTCGGAAGTCGCCAAGCTGATCACGCCCGGGAAGAACCCGTTTTTCGAACATGCACGGGTGCAGTTTTTTCTCGCGTTGCGGCGAGGCCGAGTGGTCGGACGGATCAGCGCGCATATCGATGAACTGGCGCTGGAACAGCCCCCGGAACAGGGCATGGGTCCCGGAACGGGCAATTGGGGCCTGATGGAAGCAAGCGACGAAGCGGCGATGCACGCGCTGATTCGTGCAGCCGAGGCATGGCTCAAGGAACAGGGCATGACCCGCGTGCTTGCCCCGATCAGCATGTCGGTCTGGGAAGAACCCGGCCTCCTGACCGAGGGACACGACCATAGTCCGATGATCATGATGGGCCATCACAATGCGGATTATCAGGGCTGGATAGAGAGTCTTGGATATACTGTCGCCAAGCGGCTGGTGACATATCACCTTCCGGTCGAAGATGGCTTCCCCGATTTGGTCAAACGGATCGTGGCATCGGGCGAGCGCAACAAAAGGCTCAAGATTCGTAAAGTCGACAAGAAATATTTCGACCGCGATGCCGCGATCATCATGAATCTGCTGAACGACGCCTGGTCGAGCAATTGGGGATTTGTCCCGATGACCGATCACGAGATTGAACATGCCGGCAAAAGCCTGAAACCCATTGTACATGAAGATCTGATCCGGATTGCCGAACTGGAAGGCGAGCCGGTAGCCTTCATGATGACGCTGCCCGACATGAACGAGGTGCTCAAGACAATGAACGGTTCGCTGTGGCCCTTCGGCTGGGCGAAACTGTTATGGTGGCTGAAATTCCCGAAATCAAATTCGATGCGGGTGCCGCTGATGGGGGTCAAGAAGGAGCTGCAAAACAGCCGGCTGGCTAGCCAGATGGTGTTCATGCTGATCGAATATATCCGCCGCGATGCCAAGCTCAATTTTGGTACCAAACGCGCGGAAATCGGCTGGATACTGGAAGATAATCAGGGAATGGTGGCGATTGCCGAAGCGATCGAGGCGACCATCAACCGCGAATATCTGATTTACGAGAAGCCGATCGCCTAA